From the Ctenopharyngodon idella isolate HZGC_01 chromosome 3, HZGC01, whole genome shotgun sequence genome, one window contains:
- the kdelr2a gene encoding ER lumen protein-retaining receptor 2 translates to MNIFRLTGDLSHLAAIIILLLKIWKTRSCAGISGKSQILFALVFTTRYLDLLTSFISLYNTCMKIIYVGCAYATVYLIYAKFRATYDGNHDTFRVEFLVVPVGGLAFLVNHDFSPLEILWTFSIYLESVAILPQLFMISKTGEAETITTHYLFCLGVYRALYLFNWIWRFYFEGFFDMIAIVAGVVQTILYCDFFYLYVTKVLKGKKLSLPA, encoded by the exons ATGAATATCTTTAGGCTAACTGGAGATCTGTCTCATCTAGCTGCCATCATCATCCTGCTGCTCAAGATATGGAAGACCAGGTCCTGCGCAG GTATCTCTGGGAAGAGCCAGATACTCTTCGCCTTGGTGTTCACCACACGATACCTGGATCTCCTGACATCTTTCATTTCTCTTTACAACACTTGCATGAAG ATCATCTACGTTGGTTGTGCCTATGCCACTGTCTACCTGATCTATGCAAAGTTCAGGGCAACCTATGATGGAAACCATGACACTTTCAGAGTTGAGTTTCTAGTGGTTCCTGTGGGAGGTCTCGCCTTTCTGGTCAACCACGACTTCTCTCCGTTAGAG ATTCTGTGGACCTTTTCCATCTACCTTGAGTCAGTGGCCATCCTGCCTCAGCTCTTTATGATTAGCAAGACCGGCGAGGCCGAGACCATCACTACCCACTATCTGTTCTGTCTGGGGGTCTATCGCGCCCTCTACCTCTTCAACTGGATCTGGAGGTTCTACTTTGAGGGCTTCTTTGACATGATTGCCATCGTGGCTGGGGTCGTCCAGACTATTCTCTATTGTGACTTCTTCTACCTTTATGTGACAAAAG
- the si:ch211-139g16.8 gene encoding uncharacterized protein si:ch211-139g16.8, with the protein MKGRGATNNSDINMNFVFFFTMAFLVLGLVRGCIVDVQQPTKLMRRKEQESVSIPCSVNVSSCQHTPQISWYVFRKDNHYQIDVSSQPQKYKLDHHDLEISSLSKTDCGVYYCAAALLTVAHSGAQAIGQGTTLKVSERGLNVRQALLLTLLVLLTVYSLLVLGIIICIKTGRFTSVFKRRCKNENKEDSARPVVLFSGVVQELSKRNLSGDKIQARDKVSQDKSKGLQNVYDSEDVYQNLDE; encoded by the exons ATGAAAGGAAGAGGAGCCACAAACAACTCTGACATCAACATGAACTTTGTTTTCTTCTTCACCATGGCATTTCTTGTTCTGGGCTTAG TCAGAGGATGTATAGTAGATGTCCAACAGCCAACGAAGCTCATGAGAAGAAAAGAGCAAGAGTCTGTCTCTATTCCCTGCTCTGTCAATGTATCCAGCTGTCAACACACACCTCAGATCTCTTGGTACGTGTTCCGGAAAGACAATCACTACCAGATTGATGTGTCAAGCCAGCCACAGAAATACAAACTGGATCATCATGATCTGGAAATCAGCTCTTTGTCAAAAACAGACTGTGGGGTGTATTACTGTGCAGCAGCTCTGCTCACTGTGGCTCACAGTGGGGCGCAAGCAATCGGACAGGGAACCACTTTGAAAGTGTCAG AGAGGGGCTTAAACGTCCGTCAAGCACTGCTTTTGACATTGCTAGTCCTGCTAACAGTGTACAGCCTCCTCGTCCTGGGCATCATCATCTGCATTAAG ACTGGACGATTCACATCAGTCTTTAAAAGAAGATGTAAAAATGAGAACAAG GAGGACTCTGCTAGGCCAGTAGTGCTTTTCAGTGGAGTGGTGCAAGAACTGAGCAAGAGGAACTTAAGTGGTGACAAAATTCAGGCACGCGACAAAGTTTCCCAAGACAAG TCTAAAGGTCTTCAAAATGTGTACGATAGTGAAGATGTTTACCAAAATCTTGATGAGTAA